In Phyllopteryx taeniolatus isolate TA_2022b chromosome 6, UOR_Ptae_1.2, whole genome shotgun sequence, one genomic interval encodes:
- the fbxo43 gene encoding F-box only protein 43 — protein MQCTPESNVYHGSCKGQQCDECFDSGYSGLFHSPQSISGFGSSRPLASVDFIDTPKEYLRLPVTPKESSRAPLHKDSKGLQRSCTLNWCETPKVCKRYVSLRHRPALCDATKENATSPCTGRIDSSIGSDHWPNVSFDSLDTTPQSLTLSTLKLEQDFPLSGRKRRLLFSQVRTSTRVDGTFGLGDSNSLERRISLLDDFSQHLGASDQLNVEAPCLSKFLLASSKENSPSPVNKQTSDLYDSSSVLCTPSSSQTPKYIRSVCEDSGFSSLALDKSQGSSVDHDGSFQELLLSASKGNSETPNLTDTKRRSRLQRQQRLSTLKEGGSLSDEDLSDRKHQHIHSHGSTSKDEVFLRETPRRVLTTSDVPASNNEGYTTPRSQTTAKLDGIPPSSTTSVNSNVTPFKTTVSNLSLTPALQLIHTLCEQRANMFAGQSPSLKEQLRTTSALTETPVMLSTIMPLAGLIGRKMGLGKVDLLTELRKRNLRHILAVILSHLSAECVYRCCQVCKDWNEIIQQDKQAHLKKEIHRSEVEAALELGGTVHVSDAETRLALLERSALKTVQAQSRTSSYCTPRSGRCTVTPLQNSTLSLGSSSKREKFVEIAKTLFNDECLRHCPRCQHPAKCHFVKREGICTRADCAFQFCTACLCAFHGARECGSQSAGRRKKDALLPGSAQSKRNIRRL, from the exons ATGCAGTGTACCCCGGAGTCCAATGTCTACCATGGCAGCTGCAAAGGCCAACAGTGTGATGAGTGTTTTGACAGTGGCTACTCGGGTTTATTCCACAGTCCACAGAGTATCAGTGGATTTGGCTCCTCTAGGCCTTTGGCTTCAGTGGACTTCATTGACACACCCAAAGAGTATCTCAGACTTCCTGTCACCCCCAAGGAGAGTAGCAGGGCCCCTTTGCACAAAGACTCCAAGGGGCTTCAGCGGTCCTGCACGCTGAACTGGTGTGAAACTCCCAAAGTGTGCAAAAGATATGTCTCTCTGCGACATAGACCTGCTCTGTGCGATGCCACTAAAGAAAACGCAACCTCCCCATGCACCGGAAGGATAGACTCGTCAATTGGGTCTGACCATTGGCCCAATGTTTCGTTTGACTCTCTTGATACCACGCCGCAGTCTTTGACTTTAAGCACTTTAAAATTGGAGCAGGATTTCCCGTTATCTGGTAGGAAACGTCGTCTGCTCTTCTCTCAGGTAAGGACCTCCACTCGTGTGGACGGTACCTTCGGCTTGGGTGACAGCAACAGTTTGGAGAGACGAATTTCACTCTTGGATGATTTTAGTCAGCACCTTGGTGCCTCTGATCAACTTAATGTAGAAGCACCGTGCTTAAGCAAATTCCTGCTGGCCTCATCCAAGGAAAACTCTCCATCACCAGTCAACAAGCAGACAAGTGACTTATATGACTCCTCCAGTGTCTTGTGCACGCCATCATCTTCACAAACACCCAAGTATATCAG GTCTGTGTGTGAGGACAGTGGCTTCAGCTCCCTTGCGCTCGATAAATCCCAAGGCTCTTCTGTCGATCATGACGGCTCGTTCCAGGAGTTGCTGCTTTCCGCCTCAAAAGGAAACTCCGAAACCCCCAATCTGACAGATACAAAACGGCGTTCCCGTTTGCAACGTCAGCAAAGACTTTCCACTCTAAAGGAAGGAGGCTCCTTATCTGATGAAGACCTGTCGGACAGAAAGCATCAGCATATTCACAGCCACGGCAGCACTTCTAAAGATGAGGTTTTTCTCAGGGAAACCCCGCGCAGGGTTCTTACAACGTCTGATGTGCCGGCATCGAATAACGAAGGTTATACAACTCCTCGAAGCCAAACAACGGCCAAGCTCGACGGCATCCCACCTTCTAGTACCACGTCTGTCAATTCCAACGTAACCCCCTTCAAGACAACCGTATCCAACCTTTCATTGACACCTGCGTTGCAGCTGATACATACTTTGTGTGAGCAGAGGGCCAATATGTTTGCTGGCCAAAGTCCAAGTCTAAAAGAGCAGCTGAGGACCACATCAGCTCTAACTGAGACCCCTGTAATGTTGAGCACAATTATGCCGTTGGCAGGGCTGATAGGTCGGAAGATGGGCCTGGGGAAGGTGGACCTATTAACAGAGCTGAGAAAGAGGAACCTCAGGCACATCCTGGCTGTCATACTCAGCCACCTGTCTGCTGAGTGTGTCTACAG gtgtTGTCAGGTGTGCAAGGACTGGAATGAAATAATCCAACAGGACAAGCAAGCTCATCTCAAAAAAGAAATTCACCGGAGTGAAGTAGAAGCTGCTCTCGAG CTTGGTGGAACTGTCCACGTTTCTGACGCTGAGACCAGATTGGCTCTGCTTGAAAGGTCAGCCCTCAAGACTGTACAGGCCCAGTCTCGAACCTCCAGTTACTGCACGCCACGGTCTGGAAGATGCACTGTCACCCCTTTACAAAACAGCACTTTGTCTTTaggcagcagcagcaaaagGGAGAAGTTCGTAGAG ATTGCCAAAACCCTCTTCAACGATGAATGCCTCAGACATTGCCCTCGCTGTCAGCATCCCGCAAAGTGTCACTTTGTGAAACGCGAAGGCATTTGCACCAGAGCTGACTGTGCGTTCCAGTTTTGCACAGCGTGCTTGTGTGCTTTCCATGGCGCCAGAGAATGTGGCAGCCAGTCTGCAGGCCGTCGCAAGAAAGACGCATTACTTCCAGGAAGTGCCCAAAGCAAGCGAAACATTAGGAGACTATGA